One Nicotiana sylvestris chromosome 12, ASM39365v2, whole genome shotgun sequence genomic window carries:
- the LOC138882837 gene encoding uncharacterized protein: MEDLSNIRKENSVERVEVPQGIQVSKESSSQLEQKLLKFQEELDQVRNLGSLCHTSNNTTLLIPEPLNSINDHLHNTPIYVETIPHYTQPISSTPKSDNKDSIIKKLATELKKLASRVQGVEGSKGIKGLNYEDLCIQPDVELPEGYKPPKFEMFDGTRDPRVYLRTYCDKLVRVGNYENIRMKLFMRSLKGDALSWYISQDPKKFRFNTENAPDMFYIQNLKNKPTETFREYATCWRSEAAKVRTTLEEEQMNRFFVRAQDPQYYERLMLIEGQKFSYIIKLRERIKEGIKSGKVTNFEAL; the protein is encoded by the exons atggaagatttgagcaacatcagaaaggagaactcagttgaaagggtagaggttcctcagggtattcaaGTTTCCAAGGAAAGTTCCTCCCAGCTcgagcaaaagttgttgaaatttcaggaagaactggaccaagttcggaacttgggaagctt atgccacacttcaaacaacaccacactactcatccctgaaccactaaactccaTAAATGATCATCTacacaacacccccatctatgtggaaaccataccacactatactcaacctatttcaagcacaccTAAGTCTGATAACAAAGACTCTATTATCAAGAAGCTGGCTACGGAACTCAAGAAGCTGGCTAGcagagttcaaggtgttgaaggaagcaaggggatcaagggattgaattacgaagacctttgcattcagccagatgttgaactgcccgaggggtacaaacctcctaagtttgagatgtttgatggcaccAGGGATCCTAGAGTTTATTtgaggacatactgcgacaagctggtcagaGTAGGAAATTATGAAAATATtcgcatgaagctctttatgagaagtctgaaaggggatgctctatcttggtacattagccaagacccgaagaa attcagattcaacacggagaatgcgccagatatgttctacatccagaacctaaagaataAACCTacggagacattccgcgagtatgctacttgttggagatcagaagctgctaaggtcaggacgactttagaagaagaacaaatgaataggttttttgttcgggctcaagacccacaatattatgagaggttgatgttgattgaaggCCAGAAATTTTCCTACATCATTAAGCTAAGGGAAAGGATCaaggaaggtattaaaagtggtaaggtcacaaactttgaagcattatag